A genomic region of Botrytis cinerea B05.10 chromosome 9, complete sequence contains the following coding sequences:
- the BcareA gene encoding BcareA, with amino-acid sequence MPGTAQYLERGGYLQRFRDSSEDWHTSGDSQINNTTSSESIGTQHDYRFPRRPENQSTHPTSANQSANTYDTINDETKSSDASAKAQEDKLDHPAPSRARDDLLGESFFPTWKDGSAGEELDNTDEMQKKDPLATQIWKLYSKTKKTLPNQERLENLTWRMMAMNLRKRRQEEENARLSQQNQSLTGPSGIAQLRKSTDQNTVDTSDAMNLDDYILSDSISTPTGIATSPSPELTKKEIDRSSNSIASAIPIKMRKESTQQFSVPQSVPVPHHAPRSNEEFNYVQRHVRKTSIDERRARKRPADFSPQVNSIMIPNDPDDLQEYSLNQSHPPFNHGVPGVPFQLDTFNMDNDPIITSAGPFQQNFNFSPSHSPLVPHGPFSSMYNNASMPSSSLNSNDYYSPPGSAYPSTVSTPQPIPEGQEMYFSHGMNMRHQRPHTFNQGPSSLSNSMAPQYMYNGNGGSMFTAVTSSGPTNNSFASAGGFNLSQHIDPSQVFQPDHPVRSPGVQIGHENMFSFGADSDNEDDESQAFADRTLMLQHDFAQSPLDDQNMDMHGSGSLQWDASLSGQFNTQAARYPGGPPRKQVTIGGTEMVSSPLEWDGSGGSLGRHHGSTQSVSDNRSRNDRRQKIPRTASTPNAVLLGQNSMFDNSGPSASNSPPDTNNMSGFSSVAPSRPGSPGGSKHGSTTNLAAAGQGDNGVPTTCTNCFTQTTPLWRRNPEGHPLCNACGLFLKLHGVVRPLSLKTDVIKKRNRGSGATLPIGNSGGASTRASKKIGTMSSGPNTRKNSIVAATSMVSTAPQTQVTTPTSSHGRNANESASPPSIAGSLGNGGSTAGSTPTSYHGSAGSSSGTTGVSGGKGVVPIAAAPPKATPGPGAASTMPRSNAVPKRQRRHSKSVSAIESMDIDSPEASTGSNEAAKSIGMGLMGSNGSVGLGNGFGMPARPMMGQGGSGMQMGMGGSQHGMNMNGQNGPNGSGAGPQEWEWLTMSL; translated from the exons ATGCCTGGAACGGCACAATACCTTGAGCGTGGGGGGTATCTACAAAGATTCCGCGACTCATCTGAAGACTGGCATACAAGTGGAGACTCgcaaataaataatactacATCATCAGAATCGATAGGGACACAGCACGATTACAGATTTCCTCGCAGGCCCGAAAACCAGTCTACTCACCCGACATCTGCGAATCAATCAGCGAATACTTACGATACCATTAACGACGAAACAAAGAGCTCTGACGCGAGCGCAAAGGCTCAGGAAGACAAACTGGATCACCCAGCGCCAAGCCGTGCGCGCGATGATTTGCTTGGTGAGAGTTTCTTTCCGACTTGGAAAGATGGCTCTGCCGGCGAGGAGCTCGATAACACGGATGAGatgcaaaagaaagatcCTCTGGCAACACAGATCTGGAAGTTATACAGtaaaacaaaaaagactCTGCCAAACCAGGAGCGATTGGAGAACTTAACATGGCGCATGATGGCAATGAATCTGCGAAAGCGCAGGcaggaggaagaaaatgctCG ATTGTCTCAGCAAAATCAGTCTTTAACTGGACCAAGTGGAATTGCTCAGCTGAGAAAATCTACAGACCAAAACACTGTAGACACTTCTGATGCCATGAATCTGGACGATTATATCCTTTCCGACAGTATATCCACACCAACAGGAATCGCCACGTCGCCTTCCCCGGAACTTacgaaaaaagaaattgacaGATCGTCTAACTCTATAGCTTCGGCGATTCCTATCAAAATGCGGAAAGAATCTACACAGCAGTTTTCGGTTCCACAATCTGTCCCAGTTCCTCATCACGCCCCTCGAAGTAATGAAGAGTTTAATTATGTGCAGAGACATGTGAGGAAAACAAGTATTGATGAGCGACGt GCCCGCAAACGACCGGCCGATTTTTCGCCGCAAGTCAACAGCATAATGATTCCAAATGACCCCGATGATCTCCAAGAATATTCTTTGAACCAATCTCACCCACCCTTTAACCACGGAGTGCCAGGTGTACCATTTCAACTAGATACTTTCAACATGGACAATGACCCGATTATCACCTCAGCAGGTCCCTTCCAACAAAACTTTAACTTCTCTCCCTCGCATTCACCCCTCGTTCCCCATGGACCATTCTCTTCAATGTACAACAATGCTTCGATGCCATCTTCCTCGTTGAACTCAAACGATTATTATTCTCCTCCTGGAAGTGCTTATCCTTCTACAGTCTCTACTCCTCAGCCCATTCCAGAGGGACAGGAAATGTATTTCTCACACGGAATGAATATGCGACACCAACGCCCTCATACTTTCAACCAAGGGCCTTCAAGTCTTTCCAACTCTATGGCACCTCAATATATGTACAACGGCAATGGAGGATCTATGTTCACTGCAGTGACATCCTCCGGTCCCACGAATAACTCCTTTGCCTCGGCCGGTGGATTTAATCTGTCACAACACATAGATCCATCTCAGGTCTTCCAGCCCGATCATCCTGTGCGATCTCCTGGTGTTCAGATCGGCCACGAAAATATGTTTTCATTTGGAGCCGATTCCGATaacgaggatgatgaaagTCAAGCTTTTGCCGATCGAACACTCATGTTACAGCATGATTTTGCCCAATCACCTTTGGACGACCAAAACATGGATATGCATGGAAGTGGTAGCTTGCAGTGGGATGCTAGTTTGTCAGGACAATTCAATACTCAGGCAGCACGATATCCAGGAGGGCCACCAAGAAAACAAGTCACCATTGGCGGAACAGAAATGGTATCGTCACCATTAGAGTGGGATGGATCTGGTGGTTCCCTCGGGAGACACCACGGCTCTACTCAATCCGTTTCCGATAACCGTTCAAGAAATGACAGGAGACAAAAGATTCCTCGAACTGCCTCGACACCAAATGCAGTACTTCTCGGCCAGAATAGCATGTTTGATAACTCAGGACCTTCTGCATCAAACTCACCACCAGATACCAATAACATGTCAGGATTTTCATCAGTAGCACCCAGTAGACCAGGATCTCCCGGTGGATCTAAGCACGGTTCGACTACCAATCTAGCGGCAGCTGGTCAAGGAGATAACGGGGTACCAACAACTTGTACAAATTGTTTTACACAAACAACCCCTCTCTGGAGACGAAACCCTGAAGGTCACCCACTTTGCAATGCCTGCGGTCTCTTCCTTAAGCTCCACGGCGTTGTACGTCCCTTGTCCTTGAAAACTGATGTCATCAAGAAGCGAAATAGAGGATCTGGTGCTACACTTCCTATTGGTAACTCAGGTGGCGCTTCAACGAGAGCTTCTAAGAAAATAGGCACAATGAGCAGCGGACCCAACACTAGAAAGAACTCGATAGTTGCCGCAACAAGTATGGTCAGCACTGCCCCGCAAACTCAAGTAACAACACCTACTAGCAGCCACGGGAGAAATGCAAATGAGAGTGCTAGCCCCCCTTCAATTGCAGGTTCATTAGGAAATGGAGGAAGCACTGCAGGCAGTACTCCAACTTCCTATCATGGTTCTGCGGGCTCGTCTTCAGGCACAACAGGTGTCAGCGGAGGCAAAGGTGTGGTTCCTATAGCAGCTGCTCCACCGAAAGCAACACCCGGCCCTGGTGCAGCATCTACTATGCCTCGGTCAAACGCAGTACCTAAGCGACAAAGAAGACATAGCAAAAGTGTTAGTGCAATTGAGAGTATGGATATTGATTCGCCTGAAGCTTCTACTGGTAGCAACGAGGCAGCAAAGTCTATTGGTATGGGATTGATGGGCTCCAATGGATCCGTGGGCTTAGGAAATGGATTTGGTATGCCAGCAAGACCAATGATGGGACAAGGTGGTTCTGGAATGCAAATGGGTATGGGAGGTTCACAACACggaatgaatatgaatggcCAAAATGGACCTAATGGCTCCGGTGCTGGTCCTCAAGAATGGGAATGGCTCACCATGAGTCTCTGA